The sequence ATAGCGGTAGACAGAAGCAGCATAATATTTCCATCGTGCTTGTCCATGGGGCTGCACTCGGCAGAAATGAAGCTAGCGCAACAACGGTTTACAGTTGCTGATTCAGAAAATACTGCCTCTAGCAgcacgcctccgccgtctcctcaGCGCTACGCCAGTGATAGCAAAAGGCAACCGCACTGCCACGAAACCTGGATCTCCCTGTGCCGCGATTTCTAGATGTGCTTCTCCGTGTATAATCTTGGACTCGAAATCGCAACTTCGTCCAGAATCACTGAAGATGCCTTGCACACTGAAAGTTGTACTGTCATTGTTGTACGATAATTGATTTCACTTTGTTTTAGAGCATTGCTGTGTTCCACACTCTAAGCACCTCGGTTGGTGTCACCCTATCCCACGCGGCTTGGCAGTGGCTTGAGACTGATTGTTCTGTTTGACATTCTCTGAAGGTTCAGATGCCAAAGCTGGAGCTGATTGATCTCGGAAACACACCGATTGTCTACAATACGCCCAGCTTTGCACGTCTTGCCCCTCTTCAATCGAAGATCATCTTCTAGCACTGAAGCGAAAGCGTGCACAGCTACGTCTGTCATAGGTTATAGTGCATGTGTCCCGGGGATTGGTAAGGGTGCGCTGCTCTTGCACGACCCGCGTGGAAACAGGAAATCAAAAATGAGCGACACAGAAAGCGACGAAGCTGGGAAAAGTGCTGGCAGCAGAAGTGCACTTTTCTGCCACTGTACAGCTGGAAGGGACGTCTCTGCGTTTGATCAGGATCgactgcctcgcgcgtggaAAAGGATACTTTTTGTGAAGGTAGCAAGACACGTGTATCGTGACAGAGGCAGGGAAGCGAGCCCGCTCGACTATGGACGTATCTCGTGCATCGCATCGAATCCTGTGTGTCTCTACCTACCTACTCGTATACACGGTCAGGCCATAGAAGAGCGCCCAGCGGCTTTTAAGATTTCCGGAGTTTTGGTTTTCGGTGGTGAAACGAAACGAATGACCAGTGCGATGCCACTCTCCCGTGGATGCGGCTTTAACCGCCAATGGACGTGCACATGTCGTTTCCTTTTGTTGACTACCCGTGTAAGCCCGGCTTTCCACGGCATTTTCGCTCGTTTTTCTCGTTCCTTCTTGGACTCCCTGAGACCCCGTTTGTCTAGAACAAGAAGTAGCACGGCACAGACAGCGGAGCCAGCCGATGTGCTGCGCTCGAATTGCTCTACGCTGTACCACCAGAAGGCGTCTACAGGTTTACAGAGGACCGCAGAGAGCAGCCTCGACTTGCTATCTATTCGAGAATAAAGTTCGTTGATACTCACTGAACAGAGTACACCACGAGCCGCCACGATAGTGAAATGAGTCGATTCCTCATTGAGAAGAAAATCATAAATAAACAGGCGGAAAGCGCGTGGCTCTGCGATGGTCACGTTTTGTTTGTGGATCTTCCGTGTTTAGCCTCTTCAGCGTATCCACCCACTGTGGCGAAGCCGTGCTGGTGCGGAGGCATACCGATTCAGAAACTCAAAATCcctgcctcgtcggcggAGAACGGTCGCAAAAAACTGCCGAAGAAACAGAGTATCAAGCTTGGGCGGCCGGCCCTCTCGCAATATGGTTAAGAGCTGTGGACGGGCCCACAGCTTTGCGCATGCGCTCCCACCACGGCACGATTGAGCTGTGCTCAAGATCCCTTTCGACCTGAAAGCAGACAGTCGCCACATACAACTCACAGTTCAACCGGCAACAGGACACGTTTGTCGCGCGGAGGTACCATTTATACACACCATCATAGGATCAACCCCACCTGGACGACCCCCGTACCTAAGGCACGCTATGCTGAGCCGGTGGACGCTGTTCACAGCCAAAAGGACTGCATCGGCTGCAGTCCCTTCTTGCTTCCCGCAAAGCTCCCCACCCTCGTGCAAGCGCTCTGCCCAATGCACTCTCAGAGCAGACAGACGACCCGCCACCACAGCGAGACAGGGGGAGTCATATCGCCCACGTTTACCGCTTTTTTCATACGTAGACTCATGCAGCCACGTAAACGAAACAGTGCAAATACATATAGAAATAACACCGGTAGGTCCTGCGCAGCGCTGGAACTTACCGCGCAGCCCTCGGTGCTGTTGAGGATCCCGAAGACAGCAAGGTCGAGTTCGTTAGGGGCATCGCCTCCGAAGAAAGGCGAAGGGTGAGACGTCTCCTCAAAGGATTTGCGAAAGTCGTCCACGGCTGCGTAGAGCGCAGCACGAACGTCATCTACCTGCGCATCGAAAGAGCGAAAACGCGGGAGGAAGGACGCAAGAGGTTGATCGCGCATGACGGCTGCCGAAAAGAGAACTCAAGACAAACGATTTTGATGTGATTCTTTGCTCTGGGCATCTTCACGCAGACGCCACCCCCGGGGACCTACACTGTGGGCTATACATACACCTGAGTGCTACGTGGATAGGCCCTGATACGCGCTCCtgcggtgtacatacagccCATCTGCAGATGCTCTGCGCGCTCGTCTTCGATGATCGAGTCCATGGGACGCCGAAAGAACCGCGACATGTAATCCGAGTCGTGACACCGCGTGCAGAGAACGACACGCACACGAAACTCACCGCGTagcgcttcttccgctgtccagcgacgaggcgcatcACGACGCTGCCTGACCATCTGCCGGCCATCTTTTGGAAGGTGGAGAACGAGGGATGCGTGAGGAGATACGAAAACGTCTCCAGCGACTCCTGAGGGACGGCAGGTGCCACACAGCCACGAGTGGAGTGCTGCGTACAGGGGAGAGCCCAGCGAGGCCCCCCGCAAGAGGAAGCACGTGTCCAGAGGCGCTGAGGAAGGGAGACAGGAAAGTGAAGCcggcgcagcacgcgaggGCGCAAGCGCGGTAGCGCGTGAAGCAAGGAAGAGACAAACCAAAGACGCACAAGAATGTAGCGAGAGGTGACCGGTCCTGGGACGCTAAAAACTTTTACAGAGGCGAGTCCACGCCTGTGGCTTACCTGCATCGTTCGATAGACATTCATCACAATCAACTGCACAAGGACCTGGTCGGTCCACACAATCCACTCGACCTCTCgcagtctcctcttcgcATCTGCCGCATGATCCACGATTTGCGtgcacgcgccgcgaccgtTTCCGCGCTGTGCCTCCAGCCTTCGTTTCTCAAGAAGCGCATGAACAATCGCCTTGCTGTCCGCCAGCGCGAGTAGCCgtctcgcagctgcaggcttcaacgcgtcttcctccgcgtaCCGCGCGAGCAgtttcgcggcgtcggctgAAGAAAGCACCGACGgggcgtcttccgcggacGGTTCCTGACGCgcgagaacgaggagaggGACTTTCTTGTATCCGAAGGGCTTCAGCTCGTTCTTGATCAGCGGCTCAACCTCCACGATGGTGTAAGGCACGCGGAGAAAGTCCAGGCAAGCGCGCACTTTGCGGCAGAACGGACAGCTCTCGAACTGGAAAAGGTACACCGCACAGTTCCCGCCCTCTGGCTGTCCAAGCGCCTCAGAGGGGAGAATAAGGTCGCCGGGCAAGTAGCGCGGCCCAAGCTCCACGGCGGAACTGCttgccgcctccttcgcagatactgcaggcgccgcagacgacgcggagggcgcggcgcggcccgGAGAGGGGGCTTGCGAGgctgaagagagaagaaagcgaatcAGAGGGCTGGCCTCCGCAGAGTCTGCGACGACGACGTGGTCGGGGGGCTTGGCGGCCTGCGGaaacgcctgcggcggaggcggcggcagaagatCTGCGGACGCTGAAGAAGGTgacgctggcgcgcggcATGCGACAATCGTTGCCCGACGGGGGAGTAGAGACACGCGGGAAGCCGAAGCACGGCTCAGGCGCGCCGTTGCAGCTTCGCTCCTACACGAGTGCGGTGCAGCAGAGGCGTTTACAGGCACGAGATTCCTCTCAAGGAACCTAGAAGAGGCAGGCACACTGCCGGACGAAGCCAAAAtcgggagagaggagcgcagaggcgagggaTGCACGTCGCCACGGATAAAGCGGAGCTGATTCTTCGAGTTAAGGTCTCTATGGGCCGCGAAAGAGTCGCTACGCTCTCCCTCAGGGTTCAGGGCCCTTCCCGCGCGCtgggctgcggccgccgtcgtAGAGATCCACATGGCGAGCTTCGagaaaagaggagagagaaagacgtgAAGAACGGGGAGAAACGAGAGCTAGTAGACCACACAGAATCAGAAGAAATGCCTGTTCTGGAAAAGACACAGATCTCGAAAGACAGGAAGACGTACTCAGGCAGACACGAGGGCTGCTGAGTTACCACTGGTGGGTGCAGCGGTCGACAGTGAACGAGCGACGCACACAAGTTGTGCAGGCAAAAAACCGGATGCGATACAGAATGCTCGCTCAAACGTTGCGACACACGAAACACTCAGTGAGAAGCGCGTCTTTGCGGCTTCCAGGTCGCTTCCTGAAGAAAACTACTGCAAAGGAAAGGACAATCGAACCGTGATGCGCCAggtgtgcgcggcggcgagcccagACCTGTGTGCGGAATATCCCCTGCAgatgcagagaagaagcgtaGGATTGCAACATCCCGAGCAGAGAAACAACCTGGAACCGCTATTCGGGAAAGGAAGGAAAAATTCATGTCTATCaaggctcgccggcggagactccGCGCCACGTCACGGAAAGCGAGCCAGGGGTCTAGAGAAGTCTGCgcgactgcatgcgcggagtCACGCGTTTTTTGTCTTCGCACAGCTCGGTTTCTTGTCCtcgcttctctttctccttcgcttTTTTCTTGACAAATGACCTTCATTGGCTTTTCCAGGCTTGTCCACAGGCCGCCTAGCGCCTTCTGAGTCAatctgcagccgcgtcccAGCTCCCTCTCATCTTTTCTCTCGGCGGTCACAGCTGTTTGCGCGGCAAgcgttcgccgcgtcgaAGTTGCCAGAGCAACTGCCCCTCCTCGAGTATTTCCCCTTTTTCTTTCCAAGCAGAGACTGTCGGAACTCCTGCTTTCTTGCCTATTCGTCAGCGAAAGAGCCCcggggtgtacgtacaccgcacTGCGTCGTCATTTGCCAGATGGGAACCCCGTCGCTCCACGCTTCCAACGGGCGACTTTCACAGGAAGAAGCGTCTCGGACGGTCCTTTCTTGACTTTCAGAAACCGTTTTAACCATGGCTTGCGCGCATGCTGCGAAACTGTCCGAAACAGATCGCAGACGCCGATTGCGTCCGTGGCTTTAATCCAgggggccgccgccccggTAGTTTACCGGCGAAGTTTTCGCTCACTGTCTTGCCTTGATCGTCACACCTTTGCGGGTCTCAGAGCCGggtctctgcctctctccgctaCCTCTGTATTCCCCTTTTTTTCCCCTTCAAAACAGCCACCCGCTTGTCCGCCACTGCCTCATCGCAGGCCTCGTGGCTCTGCGGCCTACAGtccttctgcgcgcctttCTTCCGGCCCTTCTtgccgcttcttcttgaGAGAACAGAAACAATGGAGAccagcagaggcggagatGTCGAGGAGGGGCGGTCgggagaggctgcggcgccggaaGACTGGACCGGATGCAATTCTTCAGAGTCGGGACTCATTCAACTGAGCATCGGCGTGTGCGCGATGCGGGTCAAAACGCAGAGTAAGGCTTATGTTTTAGGGCCTTGTCGCCTCCAGTGCGTCCcattctctttttctctcctctctatCGTCTGCATATCTGGAAGACGAAACTCTCCTGCGTGGCGTGTCGGAGTCCTCAAACCATGACTgcgtgtacgtacagccCTGTCGGATAGATGCGTATTCTGTGCGGATttcgtttcctctccctTCAGGCAAGCCGATGCGGGCGATTTTGAGTCGGCTcgagcgcgcgaaggagtTCCACATTGTCGTTTTCGACGAACAGGTTCGTGCCTTTCCCGCGGTCTCTTTTCCTCCTGCGTGTGAGGAAGGGCTGCAGGAAAGCTGCGTTGCGACTCTCTCAGGAGCGTGCGCCTAACGGCTGTATACAGACCTGCCAATGCGCCCATGACCCGCTCGGTCATCAATCTCTGCTCTTCGGACTGTCGGTGCCTTTGGGCTTGAGGGTTTGCGGtgctggcgcccgcctctctgtgCAGAGACATCGGGGTCGGCGCAGAGGCTTGAGCTGCGTACGGTTGATGTCTTTTTTCAGATGATTCTGGAGGAAGATATCACAGCCTGGCCTCGCGTGGACTGCTTAATTGCCTTCTACTCCACGGGGTTTCCGCTGGACAAGGCGCTTGCGTACGCGAAACGCTTTCGCCCCATTCTCCTCAACGATCTCGAGCAACAGAAAATTATTCGCGACCGCGTGCAGGTGTATGAACAGCTCAAGGTGCGTCGGGAGAAGACTCAAGGCTGAAAAAAGAAGTATTCGAGGACGTGAACCCACAGAATGGTGTAGAGGTCTCTCTCCCTCACCAGACATAGCTGCTCCTGTAGCTCCGTATCTAACTCCCTGTCCGAATGTACACCGTGCATGCAGAGCGTGACGCTTATCTGCTTCCCAACGCACGAATATTTGCATCCCGTGTTTCTGCTTGTCTACACATACACATTTTTACGTATATTTGAATTATCACTGCCATCCGAATAGACGCATGTGTGCTGCTGCGGTCGCGTGATTCTCGCGTCTTTTGAGCGCAATCCCATGGCCGCCTCCGTGTCCATATCTTTCCGCGTGCGCCCGCCGTTGTGCGCTGTTCTacttgtatatatatacacgtatatatatatatatatatatatatatacgtgtaacTGTAAGTTGAATTCATGCGCACGCCATCGCCGACAGTGAGAAGCGCCATGACAAATAGGGAGGACAGGTTGTCAGTTTCGCGCCAAGTGTTGAGCGAACGTCGTTTCTCAGAAGCACGGCATTCCGCATCCGCCGTACGTCGTGGTAGACTACGAGCGCgtgagccgcggcgaggcgcactTCGAGGAGGGCTACGACTACATCGTCTTCAACAACAAGCGACTGAATAAGCCGTTCATCGAGAAACCGCGTGACGCGGACAATCACGACAACTGGATCTACTACCCCAAAAACACGGGTGAGATTCCCCCGCGGCGACTCGAGTCGTTCATTGGGGTAGTGCAAACCGATAAACAAACGCATTCAAGCAAGGTGGATCTGAGGCTGTGACCAGCTTGGGATTCCCCAGGAGGTCCCGTGGACGCGCGTGGAGGTGCAGAAAAGCGGACATCTCCGAACATAAGCACCCCCAGATCTGCGCCCGTGTCCGTTCACCCGACTTCGCGGCAGTCGTGAGCACGCCCATCTCCATGCGTAGAGGAAGCGCCTTTTTCGGTGCGTGTTGGCTGATGACGTTTGGCCGTTTGGACTCGTGTGCCTCTCTGCATGTCTCGCCAGGCGGAGGCTGCAAGAAACTCTACAGAAAGCAACAaaacagcagcagctcctACTGTCCCGACGTTCACCATGTGCGGAAGGACGGGACGTACATCTACGAGGAGTTCCTCTCAACTTTCGGCACGGATGTCAAGGTGTGTTGCGGCATGTCTCTCCCCTGTCTCATCTccctgccgctgcgggcCTGCGTCTGCACTCCGCGGCAGTTTCTCTGTATACATATTTCTGACACGCCGATAAATGTGTAGAATTCTATACGTGGAGGAGGCATATGGTGTGCGGACGAGCGTGAGTTCTGCTGGCGCGTGCAGCTTTTTCTCACGCGCGCAGTTGAGGCGGGCTGCGCTCTAGGAGTTCTGTCTGACTGCAGAGCTCAGTCGCGTGACGGATGATTCGGTGTGAACACGCACAGCAAtgcacatgtatacatacatatgtatatatgtgtatctaTATGCCTGGCTGCggcatatacatgcatatgtgAGTATGTATGTACTGCGTATATACGTGTGCGCAGATTTGCGTATCCACTTGCATCGCGGCTGTGACTGTGAAGCCCCTCATCTGAAGGTTTCACGGTGCGGCGGCGAATGCGCTGCACTCTGGGTTTCTTCAGGTCTACACAGTGGGGCCACTcttcgcgcatgcagaggcgcggaaaaGCCCTAGTGTCGACGGCGTGGTGTGTCGCTCGCCAGACGGTAAGTTTGTCCGAGCCAACTCGAGTTGGTCCCCATCCATTCTTGAGAAACGGACGCTCGTCGTCATTGCCAGGCCGCGTAGAGCGCGCGTAGGGCGCTCTCAGCGTGCTGCGAGTCTGTGGctggagagaaagcgaggagTTTGCAGAggagctctgcggcgcgttcgcgtcttctccgttATATGCTCACTGATGTGCGGGCACGGAGGTCTCTGCGAGGTTCCTCGACGGCGCCGTACATGCATTTGCATATCGATCTGTATATATCCCTCTCTACATCCATATCTATACATCTACGtctctatatgtatatctacgTTGATATATCTATAGCTACACCCATATATCTACATCTACATATCTAGATCTATATccacgcatatatatgtatatgtacatCCATATATCCATATCCGCATCTATCAATGTCTGTATCTACATCTGTACATCTATATCTACATCTATCTTTCTATATCCGCATCTACTTTTGTCGATATCGATATCTGTATATCTGTCAacctatatgtatatctatgtGTCCGTCTATTCATCTCTTTGTGTACGTGCCTGTTTATGCGTATGAACCTTGATGCGTGTCGGGTCGGAGTTGGTCTCGTGGTTCGTtcggaggcctgcgcggtcCGTTTCGGTTCATCGCGctcgttttctgcgttttttccGCGGTCTGTGCAGGCAAGGAAGTTCGCTATCCAGTGATACTCACGGAGCAAGAAAAATGGATTGCGTACCGCCTCGTGCGCGCGTTCCAACAGATCATATGCGGGTAGGGCAAAATGGAAAAAAGACGACGCATGCCTTTACCCGTTGCGGAGGTTCTCTTCCCGCGATCTTCACAGCGCAGGCTCTCGCGCGAGATCTCgaaaagaagaggcttgTGCATCTATCGTTTTCGTTTGaccgccctccgcgagcgcgacatCACAGTCTCTCTGTGCTCTCTCCATCGCTGCGCATGCGACCACATCGGTCTCGCTGGGGCACAGGAGATGCAGACAGACACTTGACACTTTCCTTACATCCATGCACACAGTGCTGCCACTGCATGCCGTGGAGGCATCCCAAAAACATGTAAAACGCGATAGGATCTTAGCTAAGCCTTCGAGTATGCCTTATTTAATTTTCCAAGCAGATGCAGGTACTTTTTATAAAGAACATCATCTATATTAACTGTTTCCTTTATCAACATGAATTTTCGATATTTTATAAAGAACATCATCTATATTAACTGTTTCCTTTATCAACATGAATTTTCGATAGGCCTTTCTTATTAGCTGTCGAAGGGTTTACTGCGCTTCGCGCGAGCACGTCGATCTCTGGGGCGGGGCGTCGGGTTCAACTGAGGCAAGGATTCGCGGAGGgacaggagagcgaggaggaaagggGACGTGGCCTGCTTGGCGCGGAAAAAAACATGTTAGCATGCGGGGTGTCGATAGTGTTTTTGCGTTTAAGCGTTCAAGCGTTCCCCTGCCGATCAGGTCTCCTGTttgcttctctgtctctctcgctccagATTTGACATCCTGCGCACCTCCAGCGGCCCGTTCGTGTGCGACGTTAACGGGTTTTCGTTTGTAAAGGGCAACGTGAAGTACTACGAAGACTGCGCGAATATTCTTCGACTTTTTTTCATCAAGAAAAGCATCGAGCGCTGGAGCGCCTTCGGCCTCCCCCCGCacgtctccgcgctgccggccctcgagagcgccgcggcgccagcgacggcctcgccttcgcttctgctgcactccgcggcgtcgggcgcctcgccgccgctagACGCcgttctgcagcagctcctccgcgcgcggaacACGTACCGCGTgctgaggcagacgacgcgcgaagaggagaagaaacgcgagagcgagcgcgggaAGGTGGCTGCCGCCACGCCCGCAGGgaagcctgcagaggcggcggcgctcgctgcgtcggctgGTCTTTCCGagggcgcctctgcatccacgccggcggacgcgcgcgtcccCGGTGgggcggaggctgcagctgactctgcggcggcggcgctgcagggcgacagagagaggcgggaaggaggcggaggcgaggcgtcgctgccgcctgcgccggcgcgcgcgccgctcacgGCCGCTcagcctgcggcctcgccggtgtcaggcgcgcgcagcccggcggctggcgcgtcGGTGTCTGGAGCGGCTAGcgaccgcaggcgaggcggcggcgcggtaggtggaggcggaggcgagggggagaCGCTGGAGGCCTGCGAGCCGAGTCAGGACGGCTGCGTGTCGCCTTCGATGGCGTCGTCCTTCGCGTTgcacgcgtcgctgctggagcgcggcggcgcccagacgcgcgcggcgagcatcAGCCGCTACACGACGGCTGGCGAGtccagcggcgacgaagacgaggagctgcggacAGTCGTAGTTGTCATGCGCCACGGAGACCGCAAGCCGAAACAGAAACTCAAGTTTCAGACCGCCCAAGACCTGATTCTCGACCTCTTCGAAGACGAAAGGAATCCACGAAAAGAAATCAAGCTCAAGAGTCCCGAGGAACTCAGAGACCTCCTTGACCGCAACACCGAGATCATCACCTCCCTAGTGAGTTCGCGAGATACGCGTATGCACATGTGCATGCAAAGAGATATCAGAgagcggcgtcgtcgtctttgAGAACTGACTGGCCTGCGCAACGCAGATAAAATAGACACATCTTTATACGTCTGCATATAGATGCATACATAAAATATATGTGAATATCTATGTGTGTGCATATATGTTGGGCGCTTTGTCGCTTTATCACGAATGCATCAATCTAGGCTTGAGGTGTTTTTTTTATAAAgaagctggcggcgcgctgcgtaaacgccgcttcctccggcGTATCCTGCACGCTTGATAGGACATCGACCCAACCTTGAAGAAAAAACGGCCTCGACTCTTTTGCCGAGGCCCAAAGCGACGAGAGACCGTCTTCGCTCATCGAcgacgcctctgcgggcTGTCTGTCTTTGCGCAGGGGCAGGCTCTCttcgcggagaagaagagtctCGAAGAcgagcaggcggcgctcaAGCCCCCCTCCCTGCTCGAGTCGCCCTTgccaggcgcggccgcttccCCAGCTGGggaagcggccgcgcctgcttcgcagcaggacgcttcttctcctcctgccgaggcgcagacgaaggaggccgaggcgacggaggcagagagggcgcgcgagcgccagcgactGGAGACGGCAGtggagcagcggcagagcgcgattgcgaagctgcagaaggaaCTGTCCGTGcacaagctgctgcagaaagtGCTTCTGCAGGGAGATGGTTTCGCCGGAATCAATCGAAAGATTCAACTGAAGCCCGTCGCATGGGAGgagcgcgtctccgcctcgccgcgcgcggccgcagccgccggtgacagccgccgcggctcgcgcggggaagagtctccgccgcaggcgtcgaggagcgtcagcgcggcggaggtcacgcagctgcgcagcaaCACTGCCTCCTCGCTACCCGACTcgctcttttcttcttcctcctcgtcgccgccgtcgccgccgccgccggccgcggctgccggcggggCGGTTGGGCGCGTGACGCGCTGCCTTGTCGTCGCCAAGTGGGGTGGCGAACTGACCGGCATCGGCAGGAAGCAGGCGGAGGACTTGGGGAAGAAATTTCGATACAAACTCTACCCAGGTACGCGAGTCAGGCGACTAGCCCCCTGCTGTTTTTTACTCCCGCtctctacatatatatatatatatatatatttgatTATTTGCGAATGATCAGGGAGTTTGTGCTTTCTAAGCTGCTTGCCTACCTCGAGACACATGCGTGGGGACATGCAGATGGATGCGGAGAACGTGTTTTTTTTTGTAAGCTTAAATATGATTCTCGCCGCCTATGCATGTCGGGCGACCCGCGGCTATGCGGGTAGCGACTGTCCCAGACGCAGCCGTACGTCGCGTCGCAGCTGGGTGATCCCCGTGAATATCTTgctcggccttcgcctccgatGTGttcgcaggcgacagcgcaggACTTCTTCGCCTGCACTCCACCTTCCGCCACGACTTTAAGATCTACACGAGCGACGAGGGAAGGTGGGAAAAAGTCTTGAGCTTGCTTTtcctcgcgcgtgtgtgccACAAGGCGGTTTCCGAAACAAAGAGCGGGCAGGAGGTGACGCCATTCATGTCCGTTCCTCTCGGTTTTTgactctgcggcggctggaATCCGTGTGCACTTCTGCCGTGACGACCGCGAGCCGTGTGTGCGTTTCCTTTTTTTCAGATGCCAAGTGACTTCCGCTGCCTTCACGAAGGGCTTTCTTGACCTCGAGGGCGAACTTACTCCGATTCTCGTCGCGCTGGTCATTCGAAACAACAAGGCGCATGCGTTGCTCGACGACACCATTCAGCTGCCGGAGAGAAAAGTATGCGTTCTGGGACAGCCCCTTCCAGAAGATACGCAGGTGTCTATAAACTATACTTTTGGGCTTTCTGCATCAGTCGTTCTGCTGGTGTCTCTACCCATACTCATATGCatttcgcgcgccgcgacacgCACTCAGGGTGAGAGGGACTTACTCTTGGGGGGATGCATACTCGACGCGAATTCCGGTGTTCTTCTTGGTCTCGAGTAGCCGCGGGTTTGTGGCTGTTTCCGCTTCGCAGGAGTGCAAAGAAGTCCTTGATGAGCTGCTCAACTTGAACATTTCCTTTCGCGACGCAACGGACGACCAACTCGCCCTCGTGGACGCGCTTTTCCGCTATCCACTCCAGCCTGTCCAACTCGCTTGCCTCAAGGAAGTAGACAACCCCTGGCAAGCGATGCACGATGTGAGCCGAAAGCTGCGCGCACACTACCCTGACTATCTTTGTTATACTCTACTCTATATGCATGGTGTCCAACTGATTCTGTATCCAAGGTAGTGACTGTATCAACTATGCTGATTCAGCGGCGAGGTAGCAGCGAAAGAGCCGCTGGGGGCCCTGGCGCCgcacgccttcgctgcgaaggcgaggcgagagaggagtgAGACGTCGCGACTCCGCAAACGAGGCTTAACACAGAGACTTCCTAAGTAGAGTAACACGAGAAGGGCACGCATGCGAAGCAAAATGCTGGACTTTGCTTTTCCTGCGTTGCTTGGCGTTGCGTTGCGCAGGCCTACCAGGGGATTCAGAGTTTCGTGGCTGCGGTGGAAGTCCCCACGACGCCGGAAGGCGCCTCGAGCCGAACTGCCGCTagcgagaagaagggggaggcctcttcgtcctcttcttcctctgccccctcgcctccggcgtcgtCGGCCGCGGGTTC is a genomic window of Besnoitia besnoiti strain Bb-Ger1 chromosome IV, whole genome shotgun sequence containing:
- a CDS encoding prostaglandin-E synthase (encoded by transcript BESB_056790) is translated as MWISTTAAAAQRAGRALNPEGERSDSFAAHRDLNSKNQLRFIRGDVHPSPLRSSLPILASSGSVPASSRFLERNLVPVNASAAPHSCRSEAATARLSRASASRVSLLPRRATIVACRAPASPSSASADLLPPPPPQAFPQAAKPPDHVVVADSAEASPLIRFLLSSASQAPSPGRAAPSASSAAPAVSAKEAASSSAVELGPRYLPGDLILPSEALGQPEGGNCAVYLFQFESCPFCRKVRACLDFLRVPYTIVEVEPLIKNELKPFGYKKVPLLVLARQEPSAEDAPSVLSSADAAKLLARYAEEDALKPAAARRLLALADSKAIVHALLEKRRLEAQRGNGRGACTQIVDHAADAKRRLREVEWIVWTDQVLVQLIVMNVYRTMQESLETFSYLLTHPSFSTFQKMAGRWSGSVVMRLVAGQRKKRYAVDDVRAALYAAVDDFRKSFEETSHPSPFFGGDAPNELDLAVFGILNSTEGCAVERDLEHSSIVPWWERMRKAVGPSTALNHIARGPAAQA